One segment of Polaribacter huanghezhanensis DNA contains the following:
- the frr gene encoding ribosome recycling factor → MNEEIEFILDSTKEQMQNAIEHLIKELRAIRAGKATPAMLANVMVDYYGSQTPLSQVANVNTPDPRTISVQPWEKNMLQEIEKAIQAANLGFNPMNNGDIIMINVPPLTEERRINLSKQAKAEGEHAKIGIRNARKDANNEIKKLDVSDDLKKVSETEVQTLTDKFVKETDTILEVKEKEIMTV, encoded by the coding sequence ATGAACGAAGAAATTGAGTTTATTTTAGACAGCACAAAAGAACAAATGCAAAATGCAATTGAGCATTTAATAAAAGAATTAAGAGCTATTAGAGCAGGAAAAGCAACACCTGCAATGTTAGCAAATGTTATGGTAGATTATTACGGTTCTCAAACACCGTTAAGTCAAGTTGCAAATGTAAATACTCCAGACCCAAGAACCATTAGTGTTCAACCTTGGGAAAAAAACATGTTGCAAGAAATTGAAAAAGCCATTCAGGCAGCAAACTTGGGTTTTAATCCGATGAATAATGGTGACATTATTATGATTAACGTTCCGCCTTTAACAGAAGAACGCCGAATCAATTTATCTAAACAAGCAAAAGCGGAGGGAGAACATGCAAAAATTGGAATTAGAAATGCGCGTAAAGATGCAAATAACGAAATTAAGAAATTAGACGTTTCTGATGATTTAAAGAAAGTTTCTGAAACAGAAGTGCAAACTTTAACAGATAAATTTGTAAAAGAAACGGACACTATTCTTGAGGTGAAAGAAAAAGAAATTATGACCGTTTAA